The following proteins come from a genomic window of Yinghuangia sp. ASG 101:
- a CDS encoding type IV secretory system conjugative DNA transfer family protein, translating to MPATLRRRGPDPYAQQYAILAAALLVGTVFLAVWLRSALVLLCGALAGATITGIVFAVRHFRDRGPEIDRTARYLASPRDVRSLTTAGAKETAARLGARTTVPGIPIGTSVRGRQELWGSWEDMHFDIWGPRTGKTATRAIPAVVSAPGAVVVTSNKRDIVDATRGVRERRGPVWVFDPQNQANEPASWWWNPLTFINNNVVRAMILAGLFAGINRPSHARSDGYFEPAGQELFGAMLLAASADNLPITRVLTWLRRPSDDTAARILRDAGHNLVAASVESVMTAPALQRAGVYGTAAQIASPLAAPNVTRWVTPGDGPRRPEFRHSDFAQREDGTVYVLSEETNKMAAPLVVSLATALAYEFEGRAIESPGGRLPVPAVFVLDEAANICPWPELPMLYTHYGSRGIIMMTIIQSWAQGADVWGESGMSSMWGAANVRVYGGGSGDTRFLGDVSTVSPNFEAATNEISYTAFASLDQKQTLKSRSEEVLDIAVLGAMPRGRAWVQVSGSKPILVRTSPWWEGAHADAIRASLARYGPDAPDGPRAAK from the coding sequence ATGCCGGCCACCCTGCGACGGCGCGGGCCCGACCCGTACGCACAGCAATACGCGATCCTGGCGGCGGCCCTTCTGGTCGGGACGGTCTTCCTCGCGGTGTGGCTGCGGTCGGCCCTGGTGCTCCTGTGCGGTGCGCTGGCCGGGGCCACGATCACGGGGATCGTCTTCGCCGTACGCCATTTCCGGGACCGCGGGCCGGAAATCGACCGGACCGCACGCTATTTGGCGTCCCCTCGGGACGTGCGGTCGCTCACGACCGCCGGGGCGAAGGAAACGGCCGCCCGCCTGGGGGCCCGCACGACCGTGCCGGGCATCCCCATCGGCACCTCGGTGCGCGGGCGCCAGGAGCTGTGGGGGTCGTGGGAGGACATGCACTTCGACATCTGGGGGCCCCGCACCGGCAAGACGGCGACGCGCGCCATCCCCGCCGTGGTCTCCGCACCGGGCGCGGTGGTGGTCACGTCCAACAAGCGCGACATCGTCGACGCCACCCGCGGCGTACGCGAACGACGCGGCCCGGTATGGGTGTTCGACCCGCAGAACCAGGCGAACGAGCCCGCGTCGTGGTGGTGGAACCCCCTGACGTTCATCAACAACAATGTCGTGCGGGCGATGATCCTGGCCGGGCTGTTCGCCGGCATCAACCGCCCGTCGCACGCACGCAGCGACGGCTACTTCGAACCGGCCGGGCAGGAGCTGTTCGGGGCGATGCTGCTCGCCGCGAGCGCCGACAACCTGCCGATCACCCGCGTCCTGACGTGGTTGCGGCGGCCGAGCGACGACACCGCGGCGCGCATCCTCCGCGACGCCGGGCACAACCTCGTGGCGGCGTCCGTGGAGTCCGTCATGACCGCGCCCGCCCTCCAGCGGGCCGGCGTCTACGGCACCGCGGCGCAGATCGCCTCGCCGCTGGCGGCACCCAACGTCACCCGGTGGGTGACGCCCGGGGACGGGCCGCGGCGCCCGGAGTTCCGGCACAGCGACTTCGCGCAACGCGAGGACGGCACGGTCTACGTGCTGTCCGAGGAGACCAACAAAATGGCGGCGCCGCTCGTCGTCTCGCTCGCGACCGCGCTGGCCTACGAATTCGAGGGCCGCGCGATCGAGTCCCCCGGGGGGCGGCTGCCGGTCCCGGCCGTTTTCGTGCTGGACGAGGCGGCCAACATCTGCCCCTGGCCCGAACTCCCCATGCTGTACACGCACTACGGATCGCGCGGCATCATCATGATGACCATCATCCAGTCCTGGGCCCAAGGGGCCGACGTCTGGGGGGAGTCCGGAATGTCGTCGATGTGGGGAGCCGCCAACGTCCGCGTGTACGGCGGCGGTTCGGGAGACACCAGGTTCCTCGGCGACGTGTCCACCGTGTCCCCGAACTTCGAGGCGGCGACCAACGAGATCTCCTATACCGCGTTCGCCTCGTTGGACCAGAAGCAGACCCTCAAGTCGCGGTCGGAAGAGGTCCTGGACATCGCGGTCCTCGGCGCCATGCCGCGTGGCCGCGCGTGGGTGCAGGTCAGCGGCAGCAAGCCGATCCTCGTCAGGACCTCGCCGTGGTGGGAGGGCGCACACGCCGATGCCATCCGCGCGTCCCTCGCCCGCTATGGACCCGACGCCCCCGACGGGCCGCGCGCGGCGAAGTAG
- a CDS encoding FecCD family ABC transporter permease, producing MTVGLLAALVVVALVASLAIGTKNVAPTEVLAMLGGDREGDAGLIWDLRVPRTLMGLLVGVSIGVAGAVAQNITRNPLADPGLIGISAGAAFAVAASVGLLGLEGTYAYVWFAFLGAAVAGAFAYVIGGTGGGGATPAKLALAGAAISVLLDAATSALVLTDPHALDRYRSWAVGSLTGRGNDLVWQLAPFVVAGLVLALVISGRLNALALGDDLATTLGAKAGTTRLLGAAVVVVLTGAAVAAAGPIVFVGLVVPHVLRAFVGPDARWLVPCSGLAGAVLLLAADIIGRVIARPTEVEVGVVTAFLGAPFLIYLVKSGKLREQDS from the coding sequence GTGACCGTCGGTCTGCTGGCGGCTCTGGTCGTCGTCGCGCTGGTGGCGTCGCTGGCCATCGGGACGAAGAACGTCGCTCCCACCGAGGTGCTCGCCATGCTCGGCGGCGACCGCGAGGGCGACGCGGGGCTGATCTGGGACCTCCGGGTTCCCCGGACCCTGATGGGCCTGCTCGTCGGCGTCTCGATCGGGGTCGCCGGCGCCGTCGCGCAGAACATCACGCGCAACCCCCTCGCCGACCCCGGGCTGATCGGGATCAGTGCGGGGGCCGCGTTCGCGGTGGCGGCCAGTGTGGGCCTGCTCGGGTTGGAAGGCACCTACGCCTACGTCTGGTTCGCGTTCCTCGGCGCCGCCGTCGCGGGGGCGTTCGCGTACGTCATCGGCGGCACCGGGGGCGGCGGCGCGACACCCGCCAAGCTGGCCCTGGCCGGCGCCGCGATCTCGGTGCTGCTGGACGCCGCGACGAGCGCGCTCGTCCTGACCGACCCGCACGCCCTGGACCGCTACCGCTCCTGGGCGGTCGGGTCGCTGACCGGGCGCGGGAACGACCTGGTCTGGCAATTGGCGCCGTTCGTGGTCGCGGGCCTCGTACTCGCCCTCGTGATCTCCGGGAGGCTCAACGCGCTCGCCCTGGGCGACGACCTCGCCACCACCCTCGGCGCGAAGGCCGGGACGACGCGGCTGCTCGGCGCGGCCGTCGTCGTCGTGCTCACCGGCGCGGCCGTCGCCGCGGCCGGACCGATCGTGTTCGTCGGGCTCGTCGTCCCGCATGTGCTGCGCGCGTTCGTCGGCCCCGACGCCCGCTGGCTGGTGCCGTGTTCCGGGCTCGCGGGCGCGGTGCTGCTGCTCGCCGCCGACATCATCGGCCGCGTCATCGCCCGTCCGACCGAGGTCGAGGTGGGCGTCGTCACCGCGTTCCTGGGCGCGCCCTTCCTCATCTACCTGGTCAAGAGCGGCAAGCTGAGGGAGCAGGACAGTTGA
- a CDS encoding FecCD family ABC transporter permease yields the protein MKTLDPPAARTPGPARTLTWERGPIGFVVRPRAIAVLVGLSAVIFAGLVASLTLGDYELPWTDVVTGLFRAGPPDAELVIHELRLPRALVALLVGLALGMGGAVFQAVTRNPLAGPDLIGISAGAGAGAVLAIMLGGVTTGQSTTYGAVPFGAFVGALATAAVIYVLAFRDGTITGYGFVLVGIAVNGMLAASTRWMLARIDIDQATRATSWLTGSLNGREYTHVRWLCYALLVLVPLLLAMSRPYQMLQFDDETASGLGVPIARARIGLLVLGTCLVAVATACAGPIVFVALAAPQIARRLTGTAGLPLLTSGFVGAALVVIADVIARTAFTVELPVGVVTGAIGAPYLLWLLARTNRAGKGG from the coding sequence TTGAAGACCCTCGACCCGCCCGCCGCGCGCACCCCGGGCCCGGCCCGCACCCTGACGTGGGAGCGCGGCCCGATCGGGTTCGTCGTGCGGCCCCGCGCGATCGCGGTGCTGGTCGGCCTGTCGGCGGTCATCTTCGCGGGGCTCGTCGCGTCGCTGACCCTCGGCGACTACGAGCTGCCGTGGACGGACGTCGTCACCGGGTTGTTCCGGGCCGGCCCGCCCGACGCGGAACTCGTCATCCACGAACTGCGCCTGCCGCGCGCCTTGGTCGCGCTCCTGGTCGGGCTCGCGCTCGGCATGGGCGGCGCGGTGTTCCAGGCCGTCACCCGCAATCCGCTCGCGGGGCCCGACCTCATCGGCATCTCCGCCGGGGCCGGCGCCGGCGCGGTGCTGGCGATCATGCTCGGCGGCGTGACCACCGGCCAGTCGACGACGTACGGCGCGGTGCCGTTCGGCGCGTTCGTCGGCGCCCTGGCCACCGCCGCGGTGATCTACGTCCTCGCCTTCCGCGACGGCACGATCACCGGGTACGGCTTCGTCCTGGTCGGCATCGCGGTCAACGGCATGCTGGCCGCGTCCACGCGCTGGATGCTGGCCCGCATCGACATCGACCAGGCCACCCGCGCGACCTCGTGGCTCACCGGCAGCCTCAACGGCCGCGAGTACACGCATGTGCGGTGGCTCTGTTACGCGTTGCTCGTCCTGGTGCCGCTCCTGCTGGCCATGTCCCGGCCGTACCAGATGCTGCAGTTCGACGACGAGACCGCGTCCGGGCTCGGGGTGCCGATCGCCCGCGCGCGGATCGGGCTGCTCGTCCTGGGCACCTGCCTCGTCGCGGTCGCCACGGCGTGTGCGGGGCCGATCGTGTTCGTCGCGCTGGCCGCGCCGCAGATCGCCCGGCGGCTCACCGGAACCGCCGGACTGCCCCTGCTGACCAGCGGGTTCGTCGGAGCCGCCCTGGTCGTCATCGCCGACGTCATCGCCCGTACGGCGTTCACCGTCGAACTGCCCGTCGGGGTCGTCACCGGCGCCATCGGCGCGCCGTACCTGCTGTGGCTGTTGGCCCGGACGAACCGGGCGGGGAAGGGAGGCTGA
- a CDS encoding ABC transporter ATP-binding protein, whose product MVSAPTTREADVREPETAASDDGAATGGRIAAPGMSASGVTLAYGERVVARELDLEIPAGKVTALVGPNACGKSTALRSLARLLKPRTGAVLLDGRDAGEFSPREFAQRLALLPQTPTAPEGITVRDLVARGRTPYQRWWRQWSSADERFVDAALEATGVDALAARRLDELSGGQRQRVWIAMALAQDTPVLLLDEPTTYLDLAFQVDVLELVAELGRVGGRTVVMVIHELNHACRYADHLIAMRDGRVMAAGAPADVVTPELVEDVFGLRSVVVECPVAGTPLVVPVGGRRPADAMV is encoded by the coding sequence ATGGTGTCCGCACCGACCACGCGCGAGGCCGACGTGAGGGAGCCGGAGACGGCGGCCTCGGACGACGGGGCCGCGACCGGCGGGAGGATCGCCGCGCCGGGGATGTCCGCGTCCGGCGTCACCCTCGCCTACGGCGAACGCGTCGTCGCTCGCGAACTCGACCTGGAGATCCCCGCGGGCAAGGTCACCGCCCTCGTCGGACCGAACGCGTGCGGCAAATCGACCGCGCTGCGGTCCCTCGCCCGGCTGCTCAAGCCCCGTACCGGCGCGGTACTCCTCGACGGACGCGACGCGGGGGAGTTCTCGCCGCGCGAATTCGCCCAACGCCTCGCGCTGTTGCCGCAGACCCCGACCGCGCCCGAGGGCATCACGGTACGCGACCTCGTCGCCCGCGGACGCACGCCCTACCAGCGCTGGTGGCGGCAATGGTCGTCCGCCGACGAGCGGTTCGTGGACGCGGCGCTTGAGGCCACCGGCGTCGACGCGCTCGCCGCCCGCCGCCTCGACGAACTCTCCGGCGGGCAGCGGCAGCGCGTGTGGATCGCGATGGCCCTGGCCCAGGACACACCGGTCCTGCTCCTCGACGAGCCCACGACGTACCTCGACCTGGCGTTCCAGGTCGACGTCCTCGAACTCGTCGCGGAACTCGGCCGGGTCGGCGGACGGACGGTCGTGATGGTGATCCACGAGCTGAACCACGCGTGCCGCTACGCCGACCACCTGATCGCGATGCGCGACGGCCGCGTGATGGCGGCCGGTGCGCCGGCCGACGTGGTCACCCCCGAACTCGTCGAGGACGTCTTCGGGTTGCGCTCCGTGGTGGTGGAATGCCCGGTCGCCGGAACGCCGTTGGTCGTCCCGGTGGGCGGTCGGCGCCCGGCCGACGCGATGGTGTGA
- a CDS encoding salicylate synthase, with protein sequence MSADVHSRVSPAVRETPPSDDYLEREIPLSADALELAAALVESPLGIDGGRPHVVYENAGTWSVALGAIATVTVTRTTVDARLGEKAHTVPWTGSPLPAVDDLLARIPVTRWRAYGWAGFELAYVEAGLPELVRDDTLLHLMVPRTEVRLTAGRALIRSLFEVDLDIAESLLTDHKSPSRRRPEPLDVTVADADAYRESVRGAVAAIRDRRLQKVILSRVVPVPTPVDLVGTYVAGRRANSPTRSFLLDVDGVAAAGFSPEIVVSVDAERRVTTQPLAGTRALVADDGENDRLRSELLADPKEVFEHAISVKVAYDELQPLCAPGSVNVTDFMSIKPRGSVQHLASSLTGTLRPGVGNWRAFAALFPAVTASGVPKPAAYQVIRHHEPAARGLYSGAVVTVDADGSLDAALVLRTIFRRDGRTWLQAGAGIVEQSTPEREFEETCEKLRSVSRHLVPAE encoded by the coding sequence GTGTCCGCCGATGTTCACTCCCGGGTCAGCCCCGCAGTGCGGGAGACCCCTCCGAGCGACGACTATCTTGAACGCGAAATCCCTTTGTCCGCAGACGCTTTGGAACTTGCGGCGGCACTGGTCGAATCCCCTCTCGGCATCGACGGCGGCCGACCCCATGTGGTCTACGAGAACGCCGGCACCTGGTCCGTCGCCCTCGGCGCGATCGCCACGGTGACCGTGACCCGCACAACCGTCGACGCCCGTCTTGGTGAGAAGGCTCATACCGTCCCCTGGACCGGTTCGCCGCTGCCCGCCGTCGACGACCTCCTCGCGCGGATACCCGTCACGCGCTGGCGCGCGTACGGATGGGCCGGCTTCGAACTCGCGTACGTCGAGGCGGGTCTGCCCGAACTCGTGCGCGACGACACGCTGCTGCACCTGATGGTCCCCCGCACCGAGGTCCGCCTCACCGCCGGCCGGGCCCTGATCCGCTCGCTGTTCGAGGTCGACCTCGACATCGCCGAAAGCCTCCTGACCGACCACAAGTCGCCCTCGCGCCGCCGGCCGGAACCGCTCGACGTGACCGTGGCCGACGCCGACGCCTACCGCGAGTCGGTGCGCGGCGCGGTCGCCGCGATCCGCGACCGCCGCCTGCAGAAGGTGATCCTGTCGCGCGTCGTGCCGGTGCCCACCCCCGTCGACCTGGTCGGCACGTACGTCGCCGGGCGCCGGGCCAACAGCCCCACCCGCTCGTTCCTGCTCGACGTGGACGGCGTCGCCGCGGCCGGATTCAGCCCGGAGATCGTGGTCTCGGTCGACGCGGAACGCCGCGTCACCACCCAGCCGTTGGCCGGGACGCGCGCCCTCGTCGCCGACGACGGGGAGAACGACCGGCTGCGCTCCGAGCTGCTCGCGGACCCGAAGGAGGTCTTCGAGCACGCGATCTCGGTCAAGGTCGCGTACGACGAGCTGCAGCCGCTGTGCGCGCCCGGGTCGGTCAACGTGACCGACTTCATGAGCATCAAGCCGCGCGGCAGCGTGCAGCACCTCGCCTCGTCGCTGACCGGCACGCTCCGCCCCGGGGTCGGCAACTGGCGGGCGTTCGCCGCGCTGTTCCCCGCGGTCACCGCGTCGGGCGTGCCGAAGCCCGCGGCCTACCAGGTCATACGCCACCACGAGCCCGCCGCGCGCGGCCTCTACAGCGGCGCCGTGGTCACGGTCGACGCCGACGGGTCGCTGGACGCCGCGTTGGTCCTGCGCACGATCTTCCGCCGCGACGGCCGCACATGGCTCCAGGCCGGCGCCGGCATCGTGGAACAGTCCACACCCGAGCGCGAGTTCGAGGAGACCTGCGAGAAACTGCGATCGGTTTCCCGCCATTTGGTCCCCGCCGAGTAG
- a CDS encoding lysine N(6)-hydroxylase/L-ornithine N(5)-oxygenase family protein: MHDLIGVGFGPSNLALAVAVEEHNAHVAEDRRIKALFLEKQPAFGWHRGMLVDGATMQVSFLKDLVTMRNPTSDFSFVSYLHGIGRLVEFINHKVFFPLRVEFHGYLEWAASRVDHQVRYNAHVTAVRPVRSEDGRVTAYDVVVGEGDTEVRHRARNVVLAPGLSPRLPDGVVASERVWHNARLVPNVAATDPARVRTAVVVGAGQSAAETADYLHRRFPEADVHAVFARFGYSPADDSPFANRIFDPDAVDQFYEAPDEVKELLTDYHRNTNYSVVDGDLITELYRRVYEERVAGRQRLYIRHASRVVELRDGGEGTDVDVEFLPTGKTETLRADVVVYATGYLPGDALALVEGAEAVCAYDADGRPRLGRDYRVVTEKPSAAGIYLQGPTEHTHGIGSTLLSNIAVRAGEILASVGEHLGRGTGSNGRAVPGVPGQASRGAGGNEDPQQDLALTRRS; encoded by the coding sequence GTGCACGACCTGATCGGAGTCGGCTTCGGGCCCTCGAACCTCGCCCTCGCGGTCGCGGTGGAGGAGCACAACGCCCACGTCGCCGAAGACCGGCGGATCAAGGCGTTGTTCCTCGAAAAGCAGCCGGCGTTCGGCTGGCACCGGGGCATGCTCGTCGACGGCGCGACGATGCAGGTCTCGTTTCTAAAGGACCTTGTCACGATGCGTAATCCGACAAGCGATTTCAGTTTCGTGTCCTACCTGCACGGCATAGGCCGGCTCGTCGAGTTCATCAACCACAAGGTCTTCTTCCCGCTGCGCGTCGAGTTCCACGGGTACCTCGAATGGGCCGCGTCGCGCGTGGACCACCAAGTGCGCTACAACGCCCACGTCACCGCCGTCCGGCCGGTGCGGTCCGAGGATGGCCGCGTCACGGCGTACGACGTCGTGGTCGGCGAGGGCGACACCGAAGTGCGCCACCGGGCCCGCAACGTCGTCCTGGCACCCGGCCTCAGCCCCCGCCTGCCGGACGGCGTCGTGGCGTCCGAACGCGTCTGGCACAACGCCCGCCTCGTCCCGAACGTCGCCGCCACGGACCCCGCGCGCGTGCGCACCGCGGTGGTCGTGGGAGCCGGGCAGAGCGCCGCCGAGACCGCCGACTACCTGCACCGGCGCTTCCCGGAGGCCGACGTCCACGCGGTCTTCGCGCGCTTCGGGTACTCGCCGGCCGACGACAGCCCGTTCGCCAACCGCATCTTCGACCCCGATGCCGTCGACCAGTTCTACGAGGCCCCCGACGAGGTCAAGGAACTCCTCACCGACTACCACCGCAACACGAACTACTCGGTGGTGGATGGCGACCTCATCACCGAGCTGTACCGCCGCGTCTACGAGGAGCGCGTCGCCGGGCGGCAGCGGCTGTACATCCGCCACGCCTCCCGCGTCGTGGAGCTGCGCGACGGCGGCGAAGGCACCGACGTCGACGTCGAGTTCCTTCCCACCGGAAAGACCGAGACCCTGCGCGCCGACGTCGTCGTCTACGCCACGGGATACCTGCCCGGAGACGCGCTCGCGCTGGTCGAGGGCGCCGAGGCGGTGTGCGCGTACGACGCCGACGGGCGCCCGCGCCTCGGCCGCGACTACCGCGTGGTCACCGAGAAGCCCAGCGCCGCCGGCATCTACCTGCAAGGCCCCACCGAGCACACCCACGGCATCGGGTCGACACTCCTGTCCAACATCGCCGTGCGCGCGGGCGAGATCCTCGCGTCGGTCGGCGAGCACCTGGGCCGCGGCACCGGCTCGAACGGCCGTGCGGTGCCCGGCGTTCCGGGGCAGGCGTCCCGGGGTGCGGGCGGCAACGAGGACCCCCAGCAGGACCTCGCCCTGACGCGGCGGAGCTGA
- the entS gene encoding enterobactin transporter EntS — MALGKIAIDTRPLKESPDFRKLFAATLLSMLGTWLTSVGASIQVYDLGGSSLHVGMVNLVIGLSMFVGLLAGGVLADRVDRRALILRTRAGSAVVVLLLTVNALVPSPQLWVLYVLAVAAGVIGGLGSPALMAVTPALVGREHIAAAGAFLTITIQFGAMLGPGLAGLIAAGPGVATCYALDAAGFIVGAILLSRLPPLPPDPAHAADPDDAGATQHPLHAIAEGFRYVKATPVIRGLILVDAAAVVLAMPFALFPEMGEKVFEGGSITVGLLYAAPAVGANIGALVSGWTARVARPGVVLVCASSMWGLAVMGFGLSKHLWLGMLLLVVAGFADTISEILRRAMVHHYTPDRLQGRVGSLWLAQSTSGPAVGNALSGSFGRLIGAGTTLTIGGVACVAAVATTGAAEKPLRNASLPTEFPAAGEPHDPAAEADPSDAPAPEPGPPVAHDAAVPPQAT; from the coding sequence GTGGCCCTCGGGAAGATCGCGATCGACACCAGACCGCTCAAGGAGAGCCCCGACTTCCGGAAGCTCTTCGCCGCGACGCTGCTGTCGATGCTGGGCACGTGGCTGACCTCGGTCGGCGCGAGCATCCAGGTCTACGACCTCGGCGGATCGTCACTGCACGTCGGCATGGTCAACCTCGTCATCGGCCTCAGCATGTTCGTCGGCCTGCTGGCCGGCGGCGTGCTCGCGGACCGCGTCGACCGCCGCGCGCTCATCCTGCGCACCCGTGCGGGATCAGCCGTGGTGGTGCTGCTGCTCACGGTGAACGCCCTCGTCCCCAGCCCGCAGCTGTGGGTCCTGTACGTCCTGGCGGTCGCGGCCGGGGTCATCGGCGGCCTCGGCTCGCCCGCGCTGATGGCGGTCACCCCCGCCCTGGTCGGCCGCGAACACATTGCCGCGGCCGGGGCGTTCCTCACCATCACGATCCAGTTCGGGGCCATGCTCGGCCCGGGGCTCGCCGGTCTCATCGCGGCCGGCCCGGGCGTCGCCACCTGCTACGCGCTCGACGCGGCCGGGTTCATCGTCGGCGCGATCCTCCTGTCGCGCCTGCCACCGCTGCCGCCCGACCCGGCACACGCGGCGGACCCCGACGACGCCGGCGCGACCCAGCACCCCCTGCACGCGATCGCCGAGGGCTTCCGGTACGTCAAGGCCACACCGGTCATCCGCGGCCTCATCCTCGTGGACGCCGCCGCGGTGGTCCTCGCGATGCCGTTCGCGCTGTTCCCGGAGATGGGCGAGAAGGTCTTCGAGGGCGGTTCGATCACGGTCGGCCTGCTGTACGCCGCCCCCGCGGTCGGCGCCAACATCGGTGCCCTCGTGAGCGGTTGGACCGCCCGCGTGGCCCGTCCCGGCGTCGTGCTGGTCTGTGCGTCGTCGATGTGGGGCCTGGCCGTCATGGGCTTCGGCCTCAGCAAGCACCTGTGGCTCGGCATGCTCCTGCTCGTGGTGGCCGGATTCGCCGACACGATCTCGGAGATCCTGCGCCGCGCCATGGTCCACCACTACACGCCGGACCGGCTGCAAGGCCGCGTGGGCAGCCTCTGGCTCGCCCAGTCCACCTCGGGCCCGGCCGTCGGCAACGCGCTCTCCGGCTCCTTCGGCCGCCTGATCGGCGCCGGAACGACGCTCACCATCGGCGGCGTGGCCTGCGTCGCCGCCGTCGCCACGACCGGAGCGGCCGAGAAGCCGCTGCGGAACGCGAGCCTGCCGACCGAGTTCCCCGCCGCCGGGGAACCCCACGACCCCGCCGCCGAAGCGGACCCCTCCGACGCTCCCGCCCCGGAGCCCGGACCCCCCGTGGCACACGACGCGGCCGTCCCGCCGCAAGCCACCTGA
- a CDS encoding MbtH family protein has product MTNPFDDEDGTFLALVNDEGQYSLWPEFLKVPDGWTVAHGPASRALCLEHIETAWTDMRPRTLVAATEN; this is encoded by the coding sequence GTGACGAACCCGTTCGACGACGAAGACGGCACCTTCCTCGCCTTGGTCAACGACGAGGGACAGTACTCCCTTTGGCCCGAATTCCTGAAGGTGCCCGACGGCTGGACCGTGGCCCACGGGCCCGCCTCCCGGGCCCTGTGCCTGGAGCACATCGAGACCGCCTGGACCGACATGCGACCGCGAACCCTCGTGGCCGCCACCGAGAACTAA
- the panD gene encoding aspartate 1-decarboxylase, whose product MLRQLLSGKIHRAKVTQADLHYVGSLTIDEDLMDAAGIAENEVVQVVDIDNGARLTTYAIRGPRGSGVIGMNGAAARLIQPGDLVIIMAFGLVDEEEFAKHEPRVVHVDADNRIIHLGTDTSEPVPGSDQISGATVASLA is encoded by the coding sequence GTGCTGCGCCAGCTGCTGAGCGGAAAGATCCACCGCGCCAAGGTGACCCAGGCCGACCTGCACTACGTCGGTTCGCTCACCATCGACGAAGACCTCATGGACGCCGCCGGCATAGCCGAGAACGAGGTCGTCCAGGTGGTCGACATCGACAACGGCGCCCGTTTGACCACGTACGCCATCCGCGGCCCCCGGGGCAGCGGCGTCATCGGCATGAACGGCGCCGCCGCCCGCCTGATCCAGCCGGGCGACCTGGTCATCATCATGGCCTTCGGCCTCGTCGACGAAGAGGAGTTCGCCAAGCACGAACCCCGCGTCGTCCACGTCGACGCCGACAACCGCATCATCCACCTCGGCACCGACACCTCCGAACCGGTCCCCGGCTCCGACCAGATCTCCGGCGCCACCGTCGCATCCCTGGCCTGA
- a CDS encoding methyltransferase domain-containing protein, with the protein MKNASLELLGRDRTPFLPDVVWRNVDGRSVRIDRREAPEAWQTAAYANCPLVTQWDDGTSEDPEGLATCSASMPELVRTMLDACDIRRGHRVLEIGTGTGYTAALLRDRVGNAGAVVSIEVDPALMAAACERLASADIDAEVVCADGLAGWASGAPFDRVHVTCGIQNIPSAWLRQCPNGTLVLPWGPSSDNSAERLLILRTTDGTGIGQLGERLAFMKARSQRSTAWHDWPDTGESTKADLPVTWSDIEAPADRDDEFTMGLLSGTTFRLSGTHDDSDGRVLWLERDGDYASVGFGKHHAMTIAGDSAIIRDYCHGLRWWLDNGRPGPHDLRLRFLPTGERTRRDVWFDSSERLVSFGDA; encoded by the coding sequence GTGAAGAACGCTTCGCTGGAACTGCTGGGGAGGGACCGAACGCCGTTTCTGCCTGACGTCGTCTGGCGGAACGTCGATGGCAGATCTGTTCGGATCGACCGGCGCGAAGCCCCGGAGGCGTGGCAGACAGCCGCGTACGCCAACTGCCCACTTGTTACCCAATGGGACGACGGCACAAGCGAAGACCCCGAAGGGCTGGCGACGTGCTCGGCGTCGATGCCCGAGCTTGTCCGGACCATGCTCGACGCGTGCGACATCCGTAGGGGGCATCGTGTCCTGGAGATCGGCACGGGCACGGGCTACACCGCGGCACTGCTCAGAGACCGTGTCGGCAACGCCGGGGCTGTCGTGTCGATCGAAGTTGACCCCGCACTTATGGCCGCAGCATGTGAGCGCCTTGCGTCCGCCGACATCGATGCGGAAGTGGTGTGCGCTGACGGGCTCGCCGGTTGGGCCAGTGGCGCGCCCTTCGACAGAGTCCATGTCACATGCGGAATCCAGAACATTCCGTCGGCGTGGTTGCGGCAGTGCCCAAATGGCACGCTTGTGCTGCCGTGGGGACCGTCCAGCGACAACAGCGCGGAACGACTGCTCATCCTGCGCACGACCGACGGCACCGGAATCGGGCAGTTGGGCGAACGGCTGGCGTTCATGAAAGCCCGCTCGCAACGCTCCACCGCGTGGCACGACTGGCCGGACACCGGGGAGAGCACCAAAGCAGACCTACCCGTCACGTGGTCCGACATCGAGGCCCCCGCCGACCGTGATGACGAATTCACCATGGGTCTACTCTCCGGAACTACGTTCAGATTGTCCGGCACTCACGACGACTCGGACGGTCGCGTCCTGTGGTTGGAACGCGACGGTGACTACGCATCCGTCGGATTCGGCAAGCACCACGCGATGACGATCGCCGGTGACTCCGCCATCATCCGCGACTACTGTCACGGGTTGCGCTGGTGGCTCGACAACGGGCGACCGGGTCCGCACGACCTGAGACTTCGCTTCCTGCCGACCGGCGAACGCACTCGCCGGGATGTGTGGTTCGACTCGTCTGAACGGCTGGTCTCCTTCGGCGACGCGTAG